GCTGGAACGGCATGCCCGCGCCCATCACGAAGTCGTTACCGCGGCTGCGGCCTGCTGCCCCACGGTCCCCCTGCCGCTCGCCACGCTCTACCACGGCGAGGAGAGAGCGCGGGAGGCGCTGGCCAACGAGACGGACCGGTTCCATGCCGCGCTGGAGCGCATCGCGCACCACGCGGAGTGGGGTGTGAAGGTGTACGCGCCGGCCTATGCCTCGAACACCCCGGTCAGGGAGTCGACCCGTCCTGCCGCGCCGGCTGGCCGAGCGCGCCCGGAACCCGGAGCGGGTCTCGCATATCTGGACCGCAAGCGGGGCTTGCAGGAGCGCCGCGAGCAGCATCAGGGAGAGGCACTGCGCAGTGCGGAAACAGTGGATGCCGAAATGAGCAGCCTTGCCACCGCCTCCCGCAGGCTGCGACCCCATGGACCCCAGCCCTCCGGGGAACGGAGGGTCCAAGTCCTCAACGCCACCTATCTGGTGTCGG
The Streptomyces sp. NBC_00234 DNA segment above includes these coding regions:
- a CDS encoding GvpL/GvpF family gas vesicle protein; amino-acid sequence: MTERGPDPSDVNAIYVFAVCRNLDPALLAGLSGVTDEAPVATLPIGTLTAVIQPVRASDFTDEAWQARLSDPGELERHARAHHEVVTAAAACCPTVPLPLATLYHGEERAREALANETDRFHAALERIAHHAEWGVKVYAPAYASNTPVRESTRPAAPAGRARPEPGAGLAYLDRKRGLQERREQHQGEALRSAETVDAEMSSLATASRRLRPHGPQPSGERRVQVLNATYLVSEHRAHELAALTRTLQERTGAQIELSGPWVPYSFVGEV